Proteins from a genomic interval of Schaalia odontolytica:
- a CDS encoding hemolysin family protein → MSAGWSLAVTVVLLAINAFFVAGEFAVTSTRRSQIEPLADAGERRAGDALYALRHVSLMLAICQLGVTVASTTLGVVAEPAIAHLVESPLGRLGAPEASSHVVGFALALVIVLFCHVVFGEMVPKNISIAAPVRMLLVLAPVLVRLGRVLRPIIMAMDRFANWFVRLAGYEPRSEIASTYTVQEVASIVEASQAEGKITDELGLLSGALEFSEETAGSAMVPLGDLVSLPAGATPADVEDLVAHTGYSRFPVADEEGAIVGYVHLKDVLYASGEERDQPITPWRIRRLESVAREDQVEDALRHMQRTGVHCALVRKGGEVLGILFLEDILELLVGEVRDVLQRP, encoded by the coding sequence ATGAGCGCCGGATGGAGCCTGGCCGTCACCGTCGTGCTGCTGGCCATCAACGCCTTCTTCGTGGCCGGCGAGTTCGCCGTCACCTCCACGCGACGCTCCCAGATCGAGCCGTTAGCCGACGCGGGGGAGCGCCGCGCGGGGGACGCCCTGTACGCGCTGCGTCACGTGTCCCTCATGCTGGCGATATGCCAGCTGGGCGTCACCGTCGCATCCACGACCCTGGGCGTCGTCGCCGAGCCTGCGATCGCCCACCTCGTGGAGTCCCCGCTGGGGCGCCTGGGTGCCCCCGAAGCATCCAGTCACGTCGTCGGCTTCGCACTCGCCCTCGTCATCGTCCTCTTCTGTCACGTGGTCTTCGGGGAGATGGTGCCAAAGAACATCTCGATTGCGGCCCCCGTGCGCATGCTCCTCGTCCTGGCGCCCGTCCTCGTGCGCCTGGGACGGGTGCTGCGCCCGATCATTATGGCCATGGATCGTTTCGCGAATTGGTTCGTGCGCCTCGCCGGCTACGAGCCGCGCTCGGAGATCGCGTCCACGTACACGGTGCAGGAGGTCGCCTCGATCGTCGAGGCATCCCAGGCCGAAGGCAAGATCACCGACGAGCTCGGTCTGCTCAGCGGCGCGCTGGAGTTCTCCGAGGAGACGGCCGGGTCGGCCATGGTGCCCCTGGGCGACCTCGTCTCGCTGCCCGCGGGAGCCACCCCCGCGGACGTGGAGGACCTGGTTGCCCACACCGGCTACTCGCGATTCCCCGTGGCCGACGAGGAGGGGGCTATCGTCGGCTACGTGCACCTCAAAGACGTGCTCTACGCCAGCGGGGAGGAACGAGACCAACCGATCACCCCGTGGCGCATCCGTCGCCTTGAGTCCGTCGCCCGGGAGGACCAGGTCGAGGACGCGCTGCGCCACATGCAGCGCACAGGCGTGCACTGTGCTCTCGTGCGCAAGGGGGGAGAGGTTCTCGGCATCCTCTTCCTGGAGGACATCCTGGAGCTCCTCGTCGGCGAAGTACGTGACGTCTTGCAGCGACCGTGA
- a CDS encoding ATP-binding protein, with translation MRTPLDSPFSPGSDTVPHVWAGRVEQLSDWRDVVRPRRRAGIHERGRTILGEAGSGKSALVRKIAHTAAAEGDWTTPQLRIPSGSDPMKRVASALLRLASDAGLPSARERRITDLLGRVESIAASGFGLTVRPHAGPEPYTALTELLVEIGRAAIRADAVIVIHIDEVQNITDEAARSQLLIALGDALAHEEEIVLPGGPRASRALPIAVYLTGLPEFADMAGARTGATFARRFRTTILEPISDNDLLVALHPFVTEGWQVPGGERVYMEASAQRTIVELSRGEPFLFQLAGERAWYAGTDDLITAEQVASGWRGAVHEAETHVQRILERLPAREREFLEAMAQLPPPERTLTNIARALDYHRASDAGPTAQRLDLIRRVICRGRPHYTFRNRAVGAYLESDWPE, from the coding sequence ATGAGGACTCCACTGGACTCTCCCTTTAGCCCTGGATCCGACACCGTCCCCCACGTGTGGGCGGGGCGAGTCGAGCAACTCAGCGACTGGCGTGATGTCGTGCGCCCGCGTCGGCGCGCGGGCATCCACGAGCGCGGGCGCACCATCCTCGGCGAAGCCGGGTCGGGCAAGTCCGCACTGGTGCGCAAGATCGCGCACACGGCTGCGGCCGAAGGCGACTGGACAACACCCCAGCTCAGGATCCCCTCCGGCAGCGACCCCATGAAACGGGTAGCATCGGCGCTCCTACGCCTGGCGTCCGATGCGGGCCTGCCGAGCGCCCGCGAGCGCCGCATCACCGACCTGCTCGGCCGGGTCGAATCGATCGCCGCCTCAGGATTCGGGCTCACGGTGCGGCCGCACGCAGGACCCGAGCCGTACACGGCGCTTACCGAGCTCCTCGTCGAGATCGGCCGTGCCGCGATTCGCGCCGACGCGGTGATCGTCATCCACATCGACGAGGTGCAGAACATCACCGACGAAGCGGCCCGCTCGCAACTGCTCATCGCCCTCGGCGACGCGCTGGCCCACGAGGAGGAAATCGTCCTGCCAGGTGGTCCGCGCGCCTCGCGCGCCCTCCCGATCGCCGTGTACCTCACCGGCCTTCCTGAATTCGCCGACATGGCGGGGGCCAGGACGGGCGCGACCTTCGCACGGCGTTTCCGCACGACAATCCTTGAACCGATCAGCGACAACGACCTGTTGGTCGCACTCCACCCGTTCGTGACCGAGGGGTGGCAGGTGCCCGGCGGCGAGCGCGTCTACATGGAGGCATCGGCGCAGCGAACCATTGTCGAGCTCTCGCGCGGTGAGCCGTTCCTCTTCCAGTTGGCGGGCGAGCGCGCCTGGTACGCGGGAACCGACGACCTCATCACCGCCGAGCAGGTCGCATCGGGGTGGCGCGGTGCAGTCCACGAGGCCGAGACCCACGTGCAGCGCATCCTGGAGCGCCTACCCGCCCGGGAGCGGGAATTTCTCGAAGCGATGGCGCAGCTGCCGCCCCCGGAGCGGACCCTGACGAACATCGCACGCGCACTCGACTACCATCGAGCCTCCGACGCGGGGCCGACCGCCCAACGCCTCGACCTCATCCGGCGCGTCATCTGCAGGGGCCGCCCCCACTACACGTTCCGCAACAGGGCGGTGGGTGCCTACTTGGAGTCCGACTGGCCGGAATGA
- a CDS encoding glycine zipper domain-containing protein, whose amino-acid sequence MPFPINVDNLFTFKDQCEQASGALHTADGDTVRASSIVGQQEALLVDPCQHDLQIASAVCEEISNDLKALTNAVSELAWSMKSVREEYKGIAQKAQDCGLIVEGDTVTLFDESDDDLVHSFNELQAQAEVQRLNYERAEHVFSLALDSLKVDTYEQWIEPVFNGLKSQFVLDDEHPCANLLPYTMGATDLLGQTASAATIQFNKGVYQPPAEFFAKGDLSNWKFIPTGTQVTEPVGTRTIAPVLGKAGKVAGVAGAVVDGGITAYDTYQIDTEQHPEWSEGHKVARAGVKGTVTGGATWAGAWLGAKGGAAIGAAVSGPFAPVGAVVGGLVGGVIGGVAGHYFGEMTGDAINNATLN is encoded by the coding sequence ATGCCTTTCCCGATTAACGTCGACAATCTCTTCACGTTCAAGGATCAATGCGAACAAGCTTCCGGCGCATTGCATACCGCAGACGGAGATACAGTGCGCGCTTCCTCCATTGTCGGCCAGCAGGAGGCACTTCTTGTCGACCCATGTCAGCACGATTTACAAATCGCATCGGCCGTGTGTGAAGAAATCTCCAACGATCTGAAAGCACTCACGAACGCTGTATCCGAACTCGCCTGGTCGATGAAGTCAGTACGTGAGGAGTACAAGGGAATCGCGCAGAAAGCCCAAGACTGTGGTCTGATCGTCGAAGGCGACACAGTGACCCTATTCGATGAGTCGGACGATGACCTTGTCCATAGTTTTAATGAGCTGCAAGCGCAAGCTGAGGTCCAGCGGTTGAATTATGAACGTGCCGAGCACGTGTTTTCACTTGCGTTAGACAGTCTCAAAGTGGACACCTATGAGCAATGGATTGAACCCGTTTTCAACGGACTCAAAAGCCAGTTCGTTTTGGACGATGAGCACCCATGCGCCAATTTACTTCCCTACACAATGGGAGCCACCGATCTTCTCGGTCAGACTGCATCCGCGGCCACGATTCAGTTCAACAAGGGAGTCTACCAGCCGCCTGCAGAATTTTTCGCCAAGGGCGACCTATCGAACTGGAAGTTCATACCGACAGGAACACAGGTAACGGAACCCGTTGGAACACGAACGATAGCCCCGGTCTTGGGAAAGGCCGGAAAGGTTGCCGGCGTGGCGGGGGCGGTCGTCGACGGCGGCATCACCGCCTACGACACGTACCAAATCGATACCGAGCAGCACCCCGAATGGAGCGAGGGCCACAAGGTAGCACGAGCGGGCGTGAAAGGCACTGTGACAGGGGGAGCTACCTGGGCAGGCGCCTGGCTAGGAGCCAAAGGCGGTGCCGCCATCGGCGCTGCTGTCTCGGGGCCTTTCGCCCCCGTTGGCGCGGTCGTCGGCGGCCTAGTCGGCGGCGTCATCGGCGGGGTGGCCGGCCATTACTTTGGCGAAATGACAGGTGACGCAATCAATAACGCGACACTCAATTAA
- a CDS encoding M23 family metallopeptidase, whose protein sequence is MKERERVGDIECPLPKRSQLRAARSQETRGEEEAETSALPLDRAASGVGEGESVEAAASGSERGEEATPALGQARESVDRAADRVEDSAPPCGEEDPSAAEDGDASSPPRRRGNVHPVGYLLRALLVAGLAGATIAVPMTGRVGSDSSLTVPARAFGASVGGSSWATSSALPQATQLDATLTANSRARAKAPVSITGCGIGNGADGNRKVKVVADTIYWPLAEGSFVITSPFTTRISPVSGQLLAHEGIDMAAPLDTPITAVYGGVVEELAENSRSGAYVQIKHTKSDGTVFHSAYLHQYMNKITVKLGDTVTAGQVIGAVGNNGWSTGPHLHFEIHDSSDTPIDPEAWMKENKALYLGQESCS, encoded by the coding sequence ATGAAGGAGAGGGAACGCGTGGGCGACATCGAGTGTCCGCTGCCGAAGCGATCGCAGCTGCGCGCTGCGCGCTCCCAGGAGACGCGCGGCGAAGAGGAGGCGGAGACCTCCGCGCTGCCGCTTGACCGGGCGGCCAGCGGCGTCGGCGAGGGAGAGTCCGTGGAGGCGGCCGCGTCGGGAAGCGAGCGCGGCGAGGAAGCCACCCCCGCGCTCGGCCAGGCACGCGAGTCCGTGGATCGCGCGGCTGATCGCGTCGAGGACTCCGCTCCGCCCTGTGGCGAGGAAGACCCGAGTGCCGCCGAGGACGGGGACGCCTCGTCGCCGCCGCGGCGGCGCGGCAACGTCCACCCCGTTGGCTACCTGCTGCGCGCCCTCCTCGTCGCCGGACTGGCCGGCGCCACCATCGCCGTACCCATGACGGGGCGCGTCGGATCCGACTCCTCGCTGACCGTGCCCGCACGAGCCTTCGGCGCGTCGGTGGGGGGAAGCAGCTGGGCGACCTCCTCGGCGCTGCCCCAGGCCACCCAGCTGGACGCGACCCTCACCGCGAACTCGCGCGCGAGGGCGAAGGCGCCCGTGTCCATCACCGGCTGCGGGATCGGCAACGGCGCGGACGGCAACCGGAAGGTCAAGGTCGTGGCGGACACGATCTACTGGCCCCTCGCCGAGGGCTCCTTCGTCATCACCTCGCCGTTCACGACCCGCATTTCGCCCGTGTCCGGGCAGCTGCTCGCCCACGAGGGCATCGACATGGCCGCGCCCTTGGACACGCCGATCACTGCTGTCTACGGGGGCGTCGTCGAGGAGCTTGCCGAGAACTCCCGTTCGGGCGCGTACGTGCAGATCAAGCACACCAAGTCCGATGGCACGGTCTTCCACTCGGCCTACCTGCACCAGTACATGAACAAAATTACCGTCAAGCTCGGGGACACGGTCACCGCCGGTCAGGTCATCGGAGCGGTCGGCAACAACGGCTGGTCGACGGGCCCTCACCTGCACTTTGAAATCCACGATTCCTCCGACACTCCCATCGACCCGGAGGCGTGGATGAAAGAAAACAAAGCGCTTTACCTCGGACAGGAGTCCTGCTCATGA
- a CDS encoding multifunctional oxoglutarate decarboxylase/oxoglutarate dehydrogenase thiamine pyrophosphate-binding subunit/dihydrolipoyllysine-residue succinyltransferase subunit, with protein MPTHTASQPDPQWYLAKMRDLYERDPQMLDPSWRAYFSTESAPPQLRAARPPIPDADPSSPDEASAPRQASPTGSGAPSDDAQPVSVTPPTLDIEEDEENTAPTDAAPVVSVTRSDLPPAPPVALAEATSPYTRQQHGRAAFTRSHAAPAQDETHVLKSAARATAKHMDASLSIPTATSQRQIPAKLLIENRTLINAHLARTVGGKVSFTHLIGYALVEALCEMPDLNVRYTLQDGKPALEHLAHIGLGLAIDVADASGNHSLKVPVIHDADTLTFSEFVDAYQDLVSRARTATLTTADFQGASVTLTNPGTLGTTTSVPRLMVGQGLIIGVGATDYPAEFRGVSPKRLASLGIGKTMYFSSTYDHRIIQGAASGRLLGLVDAKLSGRDGFYERVFTSLHVPTRPYSWEADYEYDPNREKGKPARIAEIIHAYRSRGHLAADTDPLAYRVRRHPDLDISSYGLSVWDLDRPFPTGGFGGADQMLLRDILTRLHDTYTRTVGIEYMHIQDPHQRAWVQQRIEGPYESLSPAAQRHILGTLIRAEAFEEFLQTKFMGQKRFSLEGGESLIPLLDHILADSARAGIHEVAIGMAHRGRLNVLANIAGKSYAQIFDEFEGNYMPNSVQGSGDVKYHLGTWGVYSLDDGLATKVYMAANPSHLEAADGVLEGIVRAKQEHLGDPDLPIIPILIHGDAAFIGQGVVQETFNLSQLEGYKTGGTIHIVVNNQIGFTTGPTQGRSTGYATDLAKGLQVPILHVNADDPEAVIRCAHLAFEYRNAFHKDVIIDMLCYRRRGHNEGDDPSMTQPVMYSLIDRIPSTRAVYIRGLVGRGQLTEDEARQSIAQYEAELGRILDETRAGGAGAASQTNPGSRTHDPALTAGVGEAGESASAQWTMPESQLPGTGMMIGWTSAAAQEQLERIGRAHTRFPDGFHPHPKLRQLCERRHDMALGRRPIDWGFAELLAFGTLLMEGTGVRLSGEDVARATFVQRHAILHDATDGREFTPLRFLTQSQARFDVWNSPLSEYGVLAFDYGYSLESPETLTIWEAQFGDFANGAQTVIDEFVCSAEQKWGQRSSLVMLLPHGYEGQGPDHSSARIERYLQLAAQDNMWIVQPSTPANYFHLLRTQAYKRPRKPLIAFTPKQLLRLSAASSHIEEFTSGAFQPVIDDAAGLDAASVTRVLLCSGRLYYDLVKERDKRADSSTAIIRLEQLYPLPEEEVASALARYPGASLTWVQDEPRNQGAWPHLALNLFPSLERGVRLVSRPESATTAAGRASLHKQQAATLIAQAFEG; from the coding sequence GTGCCCACCCACACAGCTTCCCAACCCGATCCGCAGTGGTATCTCGCGAAGATGCGTGACCTCTACGAGCGCGACCCCCAGATGCTTGATCCCTCGTGGCGCGCCTACTTTTCCACCGAGTCGGCTCCCCCTCAGCTGCGCGCGGCGCGTCCGCCGATTCCCGACGCTGATCCGAGTTCCCCCGACGAGGCCTCGGCTCCCAGGCAGGCGAGCCCCACCGGGAGCGGCGCCCCCTCCGATGACGCCCAGCCGGTCTCGGTCACGCCCCCCACCCTCGACATCGAAGAGGACGAGGAAAACACGGCGCCGACAGACGCGGCCCCCGTCGTCTCCGTCACGCGCTCGGACCTGCCTCCCGCGCCGCCGGTCGCCCTCGCCGAGGCAACCAGCCCCTACACCCGGCAGCAGCACGGGCGCGCCGCCTTCACGCGCTCCCACGCCGCTCCCGCCCAGGACGAAACCCACGTCCTGAAGTCCGCCGCGCGCGCCACCGCCAAGCACATGGACGCCTCCCTGTCGATCCCCACCGCCACGTCCCAGCGCCAGATTCCCGCCAAGCTCCTCATTGAGAACCGCACCCTCATCAACGCCCACCTCGCACGCACGGTCGGCGGCAAGGTCTCCTTCACGCACCTCATCGGCTACGCCCTCGTCGAGGCTCTGTGCGAGATGCCCGACCTGAACGTCCGGTACACGCTGCAAGACGGCAAGCCCGCGCTCGAACACCTCGCGCACATCGGCCTCGGGCTGGCCATCGACGTGGCGGACGCGTCGGGGAACCACTCGTTGAAGGTCCCCGTCATTCACGACGCCGACACCCTGACGTTCTCCGAGTTCGTCGACGCCTACCAGGACCTCGTGTCGCGGGCGCGCACCGCCACGCTGACGACCGCCGACTTCCAGGGGGCGTCGGTCACGCTGACCAACCCGGGCACACTGGGCACGACGACCTCCGTGCCCCGCCTCATGGTCGGGCAGGGACTCATCATCGGCGTCGGAGCCACCGACTACCCGGCCGAGTTTCGCGGCGTCTCCCCCAAGCGCCTGGCCTCCCTGGGCATCGGCAAGACGATGTACTTCTCCTCCACCTACGACCACCGCATCATCCAGGGAGCGGCCTCCGGGCGCCTGCTCGGCCTCGTGGACGCCAAGCTCTCGGGGCGCGACGGCTTCTACGAGCGCGTCTTCACCTCCCTGCACGTGCCCACCCGCCCCTACTCGTGGGAGGCGGACTACGAGTACGACCCGAACCGGGAGAAGGGCAAGCCCGCGCGCATCGCTGAGATCATCCATGCCTACCGTTCGCGCGGCCACCTGGCGGCCGACACCGACCCGCTGGCCTACCGCGTCCGCCGCCACCCCGACCTGGACATCTCCTCCTACGGGCTCAGCGTGTGGGACCTGGACCGTCCTTTCCCCACGGGCGGCTTCGGCGGGGCGGACCAGATGCTGCTGCGCGACATCCTGACCCGGCTGCACGACACCTACACGCGAACCGTCGGCATCGAATACATGCACATCCAGGATCCCCACCAGCGCGCCTGGGTCCAACAGCGCATTGAGGGACCGTACGAGTCTCTCTCCCCCGCCGCCCAACGCCACATCCTGGGCACGCTCATTCGCGCCGAGGCATTCGAGGAGTTCCTGCAGACCAAGTTCATGGGCCAAAAGCGCTTCTCCCTTGAGGGCGGGGAATCCCTGATCCCGCTGCTGGACCACATCCTGGCGGACTCCGCGCGCGCGGGCATCCACGAGGTCGCGATCGGCATGGCCCACCGCGGGCGCCTCAACGTCCTGGCCAACATTGCGGGCAAGTCCTACGCGCAGATCTTCGACGAGTTCGAGGGCAACTACATGCCCAACTCGGTGCAGGGCTCGGGAGACGTCAAGTACCACCTGGGAACGTGGGGCGTCTACTCCCTCGACGACGGCCTGGCCACCAAGGTCTACATGGCCGCCAACCCCTCGCACCTGGAGGCGGCGGACGGCGTCCTGGAGGGCATCGTGCGCGCCAAGCAGGAGCACCTGGGAGACCCCGATCTGCCGATCATCCCGATCCTCATCCACGGCGACGCGGCGTTCATCGGCCAGGGGGTCGTCCAGGAGACCTTCAACCTGTCCCAGCTGGAGGGCTACAAGACCGGCGGCACGATCCACATCGTGGTCAACAACCAGATCGGCTTCACGACGGGCCCCACGCAGGGCCGTTCCACCGGTTACGCGACGGACCTGGCCAAGGGCCTGCAGGTCCCCATCCTGCACGTCAACGCCGACGACCCCGAGGCCGTTATCCGTTGCGCGCACCTGGCGTTTGAGTACCGCAATGCCTTCCACAAGGACGTCATCATCGACATGCTGTGCTACCGCAGGCGCGGACACAACGAGGGCGACGACCCGTCGATGACCCAGCCCGTCATGTACTCGCTCATCGACCGCATCCCCTCCACGCGCGCCGTGTACATTCGTGGCCTGGTGGGCCGCGGGCAGCTCACCGAGGACGAGGCCCGCCAGTCGATCGCGCAGTACGAGGCGGAACTGGGACGCATCCTCGATGAGACACGCGCGGGCGGGGCGGGCGCGGCCAGCCAAACGAATCCGGGCAGCCGCACGCACGACCCCGCGCTGACCGCGGGCGTGGGCGAGGCCGGAGAGTCGGCCTCCGCCCAGTGGACCATGCCCGAGTCCCAGCTGCCCGGCACCGGCATGATGATCGGCTGGACCTCGGCCGCCGCCCAGGAGCAGCTGGAGCGCATCGGGCGTGCCCACACGCGCTTCCCCGACGGCTTCCACCCCCATCCCAAGCTCCGGCAGCTGTGCGAGCGCCGCCACGACATGGCGTTGGGACGCAGGCCCATCGACTGGGGTTTTGCCGAGCTCCTCGCCTTCGGCACTCTCCTCATGGAGGGCACGGGAGTTCGCCTGTCGGGCGAGGACGTGGCGCGCGCAACCTTCGTCCAGCGCCACGCGATCCTGCACGACGCCACAGACGGGCGCGAGTTCACTCCCCTGCGTTTCCTCACCCAGTCCCAGGCGCGCTTCGACGTGTGGAACTCCCCGCTCAGCGAGTACGGCGTCCTCGCGTTCGACTACGGTTACTCCCTCGAAAGCCCCGAAACGCTCACGATCTGGGAGGCTCAATTCGGTGACTTCGCGAACGGAGCGCAGACCGTCATCGACGAGTTCGTGTGCTCGGCCGAGCAGAAGTGGGGCCAGCGCTCCTCGTTGGTCATGCTGCTTCCTCACGGCTACGAGGGGCAGGGGCCCGATCACTCGAGCGCCCGCATCGAGCGCTACCTGCAGCTGGCTGCACAGGACAACATGTGGATCGTCCAGCCCTCCACGCCAGCGAACTACTTCCACTTGCTGCGCACCCAGGCCTACAAGCGGCCGCGCAAGCCGCTCATCGCCTTCACCCCCAAGCAGCTCCTGCGCCTGTCGGCCGCCTCCTCGCACATCGAGGAGTTCACCTCGGGCGCGTTCCAGCCGGTCATCGACGACGCGGCGGGCCTCGATGCCGCCTCCGTGACGCGGGTTCTGCTGTGCTCGGGCCGCCTGTACTACGACCTCGTCAAGGAGAGGGACAAGCGCGCCGACTCCTCGACGGCGATCATCCGCCTGGAGCAGCTCTACCCCCTGCCCGAGGAGGAGGTCGCCTCCGCCCTGGCACGCTACCCGGGGGCGTCGCTCACCTGGGTCCAGGACGAGCCTCGCAACCAGGGGGCGTGGCCGCACCTGGCCCTCAACCTGTTCCCGTCGCTGGAGCGGGGCGTGCGCCTGGTGTCCAGGCCGGAGTCGGCCACGACGGCAGCTGGACGCGCGTCGCTCCACAAGCAGCAGGCAGCTACCCTTATTGCGCAGGCCTTCGAAGGCTGA
- a CDS encoding hemolysin family protein, producing MTTAAMLLLGILLTAGTFVFVSAEFSLVAVDQAVLDSRAEEGDRGAASVLRATRSLSTQLSGAQVGITLTTILLGYTTQSALADLLAGLLGSAGLAWGLATGVAAFVAAAFVNVFSMLFGELVPKNLALAHPMSTAARVVPFQMAFTVVARPIIWVLGGTANWVLARMGIEPQEEISSARSASELAALVEHSAEEGTLDTSTADLFTNTIRMTTLSAADVMTDRGRLYTLGEGASAQDVLDLARQTGHSRFPVIGDDSDDILGLVSLRRAVAVPVERRAEVPVVSSSLMSEAPSVPETAPIGPLMVQLRDEGLQMAVVVDEYGGVSGIVTLEDVVEEIVGEVSDEHDQRRLGIRPRPDGTFLVPATLRPDELARRTGIALPEDGPYDTIGGLVMNELGEIPSVGSRVSVDGVGIEVSQMQGRRVAQVAITPAPGGEEEPQ from the coding sequence ATGACGACCGCGGCGATGCTGCTGCTCGGCATCCTCCTGACGGCGGGGACCTTCGTGTTCGTGTCCGCCGAGTTCTCCCTCGTTGCCGTCGATCAGGCGGTGCTCGACAGTCGCGCCGAGGAGGGGGACCGTGGCGCCGCCTCGGTCTTGCGAGCGACCCGCTCCTTGTCCACCCAGCTTTCCGGCGCCCAGGTGGGCATCACGCTGACGACGATCCTGCTGGGGTACACGACGCAGAGCGCCCTAGCTGACCTGCTCGCGGGCCTGCTGGGGAGCGCGGGCCTGGCGTGGGGGCTGGCGACCGGTGTCGCAGCCTTCGTGGCGGCCGCTTTCGTCAACGTCTTCTCCATGCTCTTTGGCGAGCTCGTCCCCAAGAACCTCGCGTTGGCCCATCCGATGAGCACGGCCGCCCGCGTCGTTCCCTTCCAGATGGCTTTCACCGTGGTGGCTCGCCCCATTATCTGGGTGCTCGGCGGGACCGCGAACTGGGTGCTGGCGCGCATGGGTATCGAGCCGCAGGAGGAGATTTCCTCGGCGCGCTCCGCGTCCGAACTGGCTGCCCTCGTCGAGCACTCCGCCGAGGAGGGGACCCTCGACACGTCCACCGCCGACCTCTTCACGAATACGATCCGCATGACGACCCTCAGTGCCGCCGACGTCATGACGGACCGCGGACGCCTCTACACCCTGGGGGAGGGAGCCAGCGCGCAGGACGTGTTGGATCTGGCCCGGCAGACGGGGCACTCGCGCTTCCCCGTCATCGGTGACGACTCCGACGACATCCTCGGCTTGGTCTCCCTGCGGCGTGCGGTCGCGGTGCCCGTCGAACGTCGCGCCGAGGTGCCCGTCGTCTCCTCCTCCCTCATGAGCGAGGCTCCCTCCGTCCCCGAGACGGCGCCGATCGGCCCCCTTATGGTTCAGCTACGCGACGAGGGACTGCAGATGGCCGTCGTCGTCGACGAGTACGGCGGGGTTTCCGGGATCGTCACCCTTGAGGACGTCGTCGAGGAGATCGTCGGGGAAGTCTCGGACGAGCACGACCAGCGGCGCCTGGGCATCCGCCCGCGTCCCGACGGAACCTTCCTCGTGCCCGCCACGCTGCGCCCCGACGAGCTCGCCCGGCGCACGGGCATTGCCCTGCCCGAGGACGGCCCCTACGACACGATTGGGGGCCTGGTCATGAACGAGCTGGGGGAGATACCCTCCGTCGGCTCGCGCGTGAGCGTCGACGGGGTCGGCATTGAGGTCAGTCAGATGCAGGGCAGGAGGGTCGCCCAGGTTGCGATCACTCCCGCACCCGGGGGCGAGGAGGAGCCCCAATGA
- a CDS encoding glycerophosphodiester phosphodiesterase, giving the protein MMPVTTRRGPIVFAHRGGGEEAPENTVSAFTRVYEAGIRHVETDAHLTADGHVVVSHDDTVDRCYDGTGRISQMTWRDLSRLRHRDSGEQMPLLAQVLEAFPDMYLNIDAKEPGVEGPLLDVIAAHGAANRVLVASFSEPRLRAVRDRAASDPARAVATSLGTEAVVRLVGAAKSATNPAWWHVPGPRQGAIAAQVPMRQGPVRVVDERFVATAHRLGLAVHVWTINTVADVLRLLEVGVDGIITDRPVFLRDFLDARGLWTQPPAPGSVSGPRD; this is encoded by the coding sequence ATGATGCCCGTAACGACGAGACGCGGCCCCATTGTCTTCGCGCATAGGGGAGGAGGGGAGGAAGCCCCCGAGAACACGGTGAGCGCCTTCACCCGCGTCTACGAGGCCGGGATCCGCCACGTCGAGACCGACGCGCATCTGACCGCCGACGGGCACGTCGTCGTCTCCCACGACGACACGGTGGACCGCTGCTACGACGGGACCGGTCGCATCTCGCAGATGACCTGGCGGGACCTGTCCCGGCTGCGCCACCGCGACAGCGGCGAGCAGATGCCGCTGCTTGCCCAGGTTCTCGAGGCGTTCCCCGACATGTACCTCAACATTGACGCCAAGGAACCCGGCGTCGAGGGGCCGCTCCTGGACGTGATTGCCGCCCACGGGGCAGCGAATCGGGTCCTGGTGGCTTCCTTCTCCGAGCCACGCCTGCGCGCCGTGCGTGACCGCGCCGCGTCCGATCCGGCGCGCGCGGTGGCGACATCGCTGGGCACCGAGGCTGTCGTGCGCCTGGTAGGGGCGGCGAAGAGCGCGACTAATCCCGCGTGGTGGCACGTGCCGGGGCCTCGCCAGGGCGCGATCGCCGCCCAGGTTCCCATGCGTCAGGGGCCGGTGCGCGTCGTGGATGAGCGTTTCGTGGCGACGGCCCACAGGCTCGGCCTTGCCGTACACGTGTGGACCATCAATACGGTGGCCGACGTGCTGCGCCTCCTCGAGGTCGGCGTCGACGGCATCATCACCGACCGTCCCGTGTTCCTGCGCGACTTCCTGGACGCGCGCGGCCTGTGGACCCAACCCCCGGCGCCCGGTTCTGTCTCGGGGCCCAGGGACTGA